The Carassius auratus strain Wakin chromosome 21, ASM336829v1, whole genome shotgun sequence sequence GTGCTAAGAATGTCTCTTCAGCTGTTCTCTCTTTGCTTAAGGAATGTTTTTCTAAAATAAGGAAAATAATGCTCTGAACAAATTTAAGAAATTTAAAAAGTGATCCAAACCAGGGGTACTTAATCAGTTTCTATGGGACACCTGAAAGATTTTGCTGTATTAAACCTATTAAACAGGCATTATGACTTCAAATAGACATGTTAGGACTGTTAACTGgttttaaaaatatgataaaatattctGATTAATGCTTGTTACTTATTAAACAAAGCAATTCAATTTAGTAGTAAAGCATTCATAGACTGTCATATATATAGACTTCAGTAGCAGATTTCTTTACTCTTCTTCTCATTAACGTTTCTACTAATGACAGTGCGTTTTGTTTGTATAAATTGAGCTTTGGTGCTAACTGCATGCCATTATACAAAGAGTGCAAATGACTTGTTAATCTGGGTTTCATTCATGAATTCATTTGTGAAAGGAGGGGTACTTGAGCCTTATTGATGGGGCAGTTGAGGCACATAAGACAAAATGGTTGGGAAACACAGCTCTAGATCAAGGATTTGCTTAGAAGTTGTTGCACTCaaagaaaatactttttgcaGTAACCAAGATATGAGTAGATCAGAGGTGCAGCTGAATGCTGGGAAAACAATGATCCCGCCATAGCAGTCCTCAGAGTTACCCTCAATCTAATGGACTGATTTGATAAGGTGTGATGGGGTCTTTGTAGTGTCAGTGGGGCAGATCTTGCCTGGTTTGGGCAGGGAATGGGGGGACTCTTATTATGAAGTGGCTCCCCTTGTGGCGAGAGAGGAACAGAAAGCCACACGACCTCCTTTGTTGCAAGAGCAGCTCCAACGAACGAGCGGCAGACATTTTCTGGCTGTGGAACGGAAGGCAGTCAGTGGGTCTGCCAATCAGATGAGGTCTGGGGATCTGGGCTGGGGTGGGGGAGGGGACAGACAGTGAGAGAAAGCTTGGATTTGCTTGTAATTACTGCACCCTGTGACCTACCTCTTCCTTTCTGAGCCTCGCTGCAGAGATTCACTCCAGTAGTTGGAGGCTTGTATGTGAGTGAGACTGGATGCACCACTTCAGTTGCATGGCTCGAGGACGTCTGAATTGCTtccagacaaaaaagaaaaatcaacaagTCTATCTCATCACCTCATGCCTCGCTGTTTCTTCCCTATCAGGGGTTGATTTTAAACATGTCTCTTCAATGACAAGCGAATTGAGTGAAGCTGGAATCCTTGATGCAGGTGATCACCTGACGTTGATGCAGGTTTCTCCATGCTACTTGGGATGTGGTAGTAAGATGAGTAGTAGCTCAAAGGATTACGCATGTTCTCAGGTGCTTTCCTAGGCCAAAGAGAGCTTGATCTGCTCTGTCCGACTGTATGGGAGTCCTGTAGATGCACACTGTCTTTAGGAACGAGACCTCTGGACATCAGGCACTCTTTCTAGAGttgtgcttttttgttgttgattttgttaGAACTCAAGGATGTGGCATATTTGATGGTACCAGCATAAGGATGTTTGcacattttttgtatattttgttgtatccATCAAGGGCAGTTTTTTGGACTCTCAATGCACCTTTTCCATGAAGTCTcaaatttgtctttgtttttgcaGGGAGCTTTGAATCTACTTGCTGAAACATGGATTTGTTGCCAGTGGGTTGTTTTTTATTGCATTACAGTTGCAGGAGAGATGTTCCACATGGGCGTTGGGTCAGGCTGTCTACTTCCAGTGGACCAATAGCCAAGAACGAAAGTAACCAATTCTAACAGAACataaaaaatgagagagagagagggacaagGGTGCATTAGGAAGCAAGTCCATGCTCGGCCTCATTGTCCAGTGTGTTTTCTTTTCCTGTTCATTTTCTCATGTTGTTGGTGTTGTTGCAAATGCTATGATATTATTAAGCCTGGTCATTTTGATTATTGAATGGAGATTTTAGGTGTAATTAACCTGTAGAAAGGCTTTTGCTGAAACCAGTTATTGGGAGATACTGAATCTCTTGAAAATATTAACTTGACtcaggagtgattgacagctcAAAGCCTAGCCAATCAAAGACCTTGTTATTCAGATGTTGTTTAGACCGAACCTTTGGGAAAAGCCTCTCACGTTCCCAAAGGGTGTctaaatgtttttcctttttctttctcgCCATTGCTTGTGTTTTGTTGCCGCTAGccataaatgctgttgttttagaAACAGTGGGTCCTTTAATTTAGATCCAAACTTTAATTTGATCCGCTTTCATTCTCATTACCTCTTTAATTGTTTTAGACCGGTTATTCCTGCCACCAGCCTGGCTTGGACATTGTAAAGTTTGATCAATTGGCTTTATGCATTCTCCCCTCtccttaaaagaaaaaatattgcttACTGCTTTGATACTCCATAGTTTGCACTTACACATTTTACACAGTATTACATATGTTATGGAAATCCAGTAATTCAACAGTGTGCTTGTTTTCAGCTCTCCAGTTCGGCCAATGGGAATTCGGGCAAGAGGGAAACCATGAAGTCCGAGGGGACAAAAGAGTCTCGCAGTGATCCAGAAGAGGGTAAATACTAAATTTATTTTGATACATGAGCATTTATGATATAATGTTTATGGCAACATTTTGGTTGTTTATCGACTCATTTCACTCTTGATAGCCATGTCTTAACACATATTGACTTGTTCTTTACTGTTTagtgagttaatttttttttctaattctattttttattttttatttttggtgcaaaatttgaaatattataccTAGACCAGATGTCCAACATAAACAAGGATGATTGGgaaaactattatattatttttttttctccagaagtattgatttattatttaagtgtttaataaaacacattagCTTTAAAAATACTGGCCTTCTGGTCTCTGGCACTGGTAACTTCCATTGTAAGTGTCttacttttatgttttatgttgtgCCAAGTTGCTTTGAACCTGAAACAATCTCGTaactttttctgttatttttcttaTAGGAGGAGATGAAGATCACTCGAATGGGGAAGTCAACCCTCTCAAAGAGGCCAATGAGCTGAATGGGACCTATGAAAACACGGACACAAAGAGAACTGAACAGAGCCTTTCTGCAGGGTCACCAGCCCGATCCTCAACCGCGGAGAACGGACTGTCTGAGACTGAGCCGCCCCATGGCTCTACAGTGGGCAGTAATGGATATATTCTAAGCAAACAACAGGAAGACACAGTGTCAGCCCCACATAGGACTAACTGGTCCCCTGTATGGGGTTCCACATTGGGGCATGGGACTAAAAGCTCGCCAACTTCAGCTTCTACATTGCGACCCCCTGACCAGTGTTCTTCAAACAGTGCTGCAAGCCCAGGACCGAGTCCAATAGAGAGACAAGCGGATACAGAGACTAAAAATGGCATAGTATCAAATACACCTCCTCCAACGATACATCGCGCACGCAAAACTATGTCAAGGCCGGCCTCAAACCAGACACTAAAGGTAATGAGGATCTACCGCAGTGAAACACTCTTCTACATCAGCTGCACTAGTCATGACAGCAGTGCATTCAACACTGAACATCCCACAATGCCGTGTTTTGGTCTTTTTTTAGGTCTGCTCATGACTCATGGTCATGGATACATATAATCGCATTTCTGTTCCTCCTTCAGCTTTTGAATAGGGAAAATAAGGAGCCAGTCGTGGTGAAAGATGACAGTCTGGGCAAACCAGAGACAGTGCAGCCTCAGTCATCTCCAATCCAGAATCAGCTACCTCAAAGCCAAACTGACGCCACATCTGTACTGAACACCACACCAGCCAAGCCACAAACAGGTTATACACTGTATTACCTTTCTTTGCATCCAATAAAACTGATTGCTCTAAAGCTGTTTTGATGGGgctttacattatatttacatatattgatctatctatctatctatctatctatctatctatctatctatctatctatctatctatctatctatctatctatctatatatatatatatatatatatatatatatatatatattctgataaaacaaaataatgttattaaaaatatatatatttatctatactGGATTGATTTATACTAGTTGTTGGATACTTTATTGTGCTGATTTcaacaaattatttataaatcactaaatgttataatttaatattaaggaATTTAATCTTTAGCAAGTCAATGTGTTTTTCATTCTGTTTGTATTAGTGTtatgaaattattacattttacaactaAGTATGCAGTGATGGCCAAGATTATTAGAACACTTACTAAGCATATTTAAGAGGGTTTTGTTGAATTGGCCATTACAATACCCATAAACAAACTACCTGGGACAGAAGGCTTCTGCTGGAACATTGAAAATGATGGACTGGCCCCCTCAAGGAGGCTTTACTCCACTCTTTGGCTCTCAGGAAATATATTGACACTATGCCAGAGAGATGTGCTGCTGTAATTGCTGCAAAATGTGGACAAaccaaatattaaagttaaaagtggATAAAAACAGTATGACTCACTTAATCTTATATCTGTGCTCAGAGCATCCATCTGAATGCTTCATgaacattatgaaattaaatcatgtttttgaGGCAATAAAAactctgaacatttttttttttcagatctgtcAGGTGCTCTAATAATTTTGGCACAACTACATATATGTATTTGGGGCACtgccatatttttttatatatatatatatatatatatatatatatatatatatataaataaataactcagcAACTgtctaaacttttatttttgacaaaaaatagtaGACAAATGGAAATTTCTGGTAAAATTTGCAGCAACATGTTCATCAATTATATTAACATTGTCAAACATGGTTCAAGTTCAAATTGAAATGCAGATAATTTTTTAACTGTTTGAcagtttttcataaaaatgatCATATTGCTTTTACAAAGAAACGAGTGCTTGAAAACAGGCTTGTATACCAGAATTCTCCCTTTATGCATTGACAGTTGAACCCAGACCTGTCTCTCCCTCAGTAGCAGCCATGTCaaggaagaagaaaagaaagatggGAACTTATAGTCTTGTGCccaagaagaaaaataaagtcTTAAAACAACGcacagttctggagatgtttcAGCGTATGTCCCAGTCTCCACCCAACCCTCAGGTGAAAGATCGGACCTCCAGATTTGAACCTAAAGAGTGAAAAACCGGCTTTTATATTGTGTTGTGAAAATAATCTTTGAGTAGTTCAGTCTTTACCCCATAAGGAAccttatctaaatatttttggatTGGTAATTGGTTAACCTTTTCTGTACTTTGTAAGCCAAGGCATGTGGAGGTAGACATCTAATGCCACCCTTTTTATTCCTTGGTTTCACAGTTGTCAAAGGAATCAGTTCATGTGAATGGTGAGAATGAGTCTGATGAAGAAGAGTCAGAGGAAGGAGAAGACACAGACGAGGATCAGGAGCTGGTCAGAGAGGGTGGAGCCAAAGCCTCTCTGGAGGGACCCAAGTTAGCTTCAGTTTCTCAGGTGGGAATTGAGCAATACAACTCATGAGCCAATGGAAAATGGTCTCATCCATTACTTTCTTCCATCTTGTCAGTTATTtccttgattaatttttttttttggccaaacgGCTTGTTCACTGAATCTGTGAACAAGTAAAGTAACGCCTACAACACATTACATTCCcctgtttatttgttaatttttcattcaaaagCCTCTTGAAGAAGAACATGAGTCTGAGGAGTCACCGGAGGGCGAAGGTGAAGAGGAAGGGGATGAATCAGACTTGGTGAGTCCCCAAGCATTCTCTAATACCGAGTATCAATAAATACAGTATAATCAAGGGACATCTAGATAAAATGCTTGGAGACTAGTGAGTTTCACAGATTTGATTTGAGGTTTCTGAGATAATGCTTTGTTTCAGTCTGTGGACTGTAAGTTACTTCTGTTTCTCCTCAGAGTTCAGAGTCCAGTttgaaaaagaaatggaaaaagaaaGTCAAGGGGGACCACGCCTGGCTCCGACCATCAAGGAAACGCAAGAGGAAATCGAAAGCGAAAACTCTTTCAGGTACGGTAAATGTTAAAATCCATGCTTTCCTCAAATATCTGCTGAATCCCAACAACTTGGCTGTTAatgattttcatttacaaatctCTTTATGTCTGTTCAATCATAACCCCAGGAATGGAGTCCCAGTCTCAATCTGAGAGCCAGGGATCACTATCAGCCCCTTCTGACAACAGGACAGAGTATAAAGAAGTCCCACTCGACTCCCTCAACCTAGCGGCACAGGAAGCCTTACTGTCATCTAAGAGTACAGGTGAAATTCAATCCTTTGGCCATATTGGttagataataatgataataataataataataataataataataattattattattataagaatatTTTGCTATTTAACTTTGGAAAGCATTGAATGATGCAATGGTTTGCTTTTTGACTGTATGAGGAAATGCAAAGGGAAGTTTGTTTCTTGttaaatgctatatataattGTTGTCTTTTCAAGCTGCAATTTAAGTTCTTTAAACCAAGAGTTTTTGCTAGTTAAAAATGGCTACTTTATCTGCTTACAAATCAAATTTGTGGCAGACTGTTCCATTTGATTGGTTTCGAGCTCAGCATCTTGAAAGACGCATTTGTGTAAAGTTCAGAGCTTGATTACTGCAGGGCCTTTGTGGTGGCCTCCATCTTGGATAAAATGAGTCATCGAGACTCAGCTGATATTGTGCCCCCTGGTGGTCATGTGTCTATCGAAGAGAAATCCTGAAGCAGTTTGTGCTATCTGTGCAATGTTTGTCATCCATGTACATCTCATTATGAAGTAACATCGATTTCCCGCCATTGGTTTCCAAAATGATGGTCTTTCAGCTCTTTCTTGATTATTAGAGTCTTACAGATGGTGTTTCTCAGCTGTTTCAGGGTCAGTGAAGAGCACAGACGCCGACATGGTGCAGGAACTGCCCCTTTGCAGCTGTCGAATGGAGATGCCCAAGAGCCGAGAGATTCTGACGCTTGCGGACAGGAAGTGTATGGCGACTGAGAGCATTGACGGTCAGGTGAGATGGTTACCATTGTGAATATGTAGAACAATCATGGTGACAGTGATAGCATTTTCAGGAACACTTTATCTTGCTATGTACCATGGTTACTCAACTCTGGCCAATCTCGAGGTCCTCACTTTCTGATCACGCTAACCTGCCTCTCTGGTAATCCTGAAGATTTGCATTAGTTTGGtcaagtgtgtttgattgtgGCTTGAGCTAAACTCTTCAGAAAACTGGACCTTGAGGGCCAGAGTTAAGAACGCCTACTATTTACCATCTGAATATAGGTCCCAatttttggaatgaaatgaggtgAATAATTCGATTCAGTACAGAAGTTCCTAGCATTCATCTTACCGCTGAATACTTGGCATCTTCTTTTTCTGTAATGTCTTGGTTGATGCTacgatacacttttttttaaactctttttaaaagtcgAGGTTCTGAACTCTATTCTAATTGGTTCCCTGTTGTTCTGGGGGTAGCTGAGCCGTTGTCAGAGTGCAGTGCTGAAGCACGAGATGATGAGGCCTTCAAACTCTGTCCAACTGCTGGTTCTGTGTGAGGACCATCGCACGGGCATGGTCAAACATCAGTGCTGCCCAGGCTGTGGCTTCTTTTGCAGAGCCGTGAGTCTTTGGCTTTACCCATGCGAATATTTTTAGGTCTTTGATTGGGTTTAAGCATGACGAGCCAATGGCCAAGAAATTcttgactgagtgcatgtgtctGAAAAGCTTCAGAGTTTTTACTTCAGCCACATTGGAGCAAAACACTCAAAGGTACTTCATGTGGCCCTCGTGTAGGGTGTCTTCATGGAGTGTCAGCCAGAGGTGAACATCTCCCACCGGTTTCATCGAGCCTGTGCCTCGGTGCTCAACGGTCAGAGCTTTTGTCCACACTGCGGAGAGGAGGTCAGCAAGGCGAAAGAGGTCACCATTGCCAAGGCTGATACAACGTCTACCGTCCCTCTCATCCATGGCCCCTGCACGCCCAGCACCTCAGAGGGTAAAGCGGACACCACCACTGGAGGGTATGTGCAAGCTGTTTCATTTATGTACCTAGGTAGGACATTCTGTATATATGCTTttatgattttttgttgtttttttctcaaatttttggattttaattgttttgttggtCATTAAAGGTCCACTCGGCTCTCTGTTCTTGGAGAGGGCAAAGCAGATAGCACCTTATCCAGACCTACACAGTCACAGGACACATCTGTGTCCCCTTTGGGCTCGAAAACCGGGCCTGTTGGAGCTGGATTTGGAACCGTACTTCAACCGGGACCAACTAAAGAAACTCTAGAAAGTGTCCTGCTGGCTCTAGATGCAGAGAAGTAAGAAAACCAATTATGGCCTCTGATTTAGCAATATTATTCATACAACATGGGGTTCAATCATTATGAACACTTTATGAACATTATCATCTCTTCATTTCTTCTCCAAGACCCAAAAAGCTTCGATTTCACCCAAAACAGCTGTATATTTCTGCTAAACAAGGAGAGCTGCAGAAGGTCCTACTGATGCTGGGTAAGAGAGAGGGATAACATTGTTGTATTATTCATGGTAGTCTGCTCTGTGCTGGAAACTTCTCATTTCTTTCTCATTCTCAGTGGATGGGATAGACCCTAACTTTCAAATGGAGAGCCAAAACAAACGCACACCACTCCATGTAGCAGCTGAAGCGGGTCATCAGGAAGTCTGCCATATGCTGGTGCAGGTGAGGGCAAATGCTAGTGAACGAGTATTAACTTCACCACTTTTATCAAAACTTATCACCCTGTAttaatttttcttctttaaagcACAACAGATAAGTCTGTCATAGTTCTCAGATCTCAATTGCATATACAATTTTTACTTATTAAGATGTGTCATGCCTAGTTTAACCTCAGTGATTTTGTTGTCATTAAAATCAATGATCTTATTCCTCAGGCTGGTGCAAACCTTGACATGTGTGATGAGGACCAGCGGACGCCCCTGATGGAGGCCTGTGAGAACGATAATCTTGACACAGTGCGCTATCTTCTGAGGGCTGGAGCCATCGTCTCTAACAAGGTCAGCTGCCACGAGCAAGAGGGTTGATAAGCAAGTCTGTTTAGTACAACACTCAATAATCAATTGTTTTTAGATGAACATTCGCTCTGTTTGAGGACTGATCACATCCTTTGTTTTTTTAGGATGTTGAGGGTTCAACATGTCTCCATCTTGCTGCTAAGACTGGGCATTTCAGCATTGTACAACATTTGCTGTCTACAGGAATTGTAGATATTAACTGCCAGGTTTCCACCTTCTGTGTTTTTGGGGATTTCCATTATTTGAGTCGTTAGACTCTGCCAAACATAGTTCAGGAATTTCACAAAACAACCTCATCAATAGTCCTCCATTCCACTGATAACTACTCTTACTGATTTTTGTAATGAGTTTCATAAATGTTACAAGGCATGTTAAGGATGCACTACcaattttttaatttgtgtaggtttttaattttttttatttacagtaatataATACCTTATTGCATTTTTCTTTGGCTTTTAATAACTACAACAAAAtaacttttcacttttttatttaaaagtttttgtcagttttatctacaattgttgttgttattattattattattattatttaatgattcaAGGTATATACCTGTAGTTCTCAACGCAAGGGtctgaaaatgtcaaaaattaaccaggttgcatatgttttttttttaatggtttctaGACCTGCAAAAGCcatgcaaattaataaaatcttaaaacacCATCAGCATTTTTATGATGCATATACATTGTTCAAGTTATTCCAAACTgcactattataatatttaattgcatataaattGTGAGTAAATGGTATTAATGGTGCTTTCAGTATTGTTGTGGACAATAGGAGCCATTGGAGTCAAAAAGATTGACATGTAGTTGTATTTCTTGTTCCAGGATGATGGAGGTTGGACAGCCATGATTTGGGCCACGGAGTACAAACATGTGGACCAAGTAAAACTCTTGCTCTCAAAAGGGGCTGATATCAACATACGAGACAAGGTCTGCGTGCTGTGTTTTGTACTCTGGAAACTGCAGTTTAATATATCAGAATTACATCATGACTTAGACGGTTGAAAATGCAGTGTAATTGATCTGTTGCAATCATCAACTTTGATTGTAGGAGGGAAATATCTGTCTGCACTGGGCGGCATTCTCTGGGTGTTTGGAGATAGCTGAGATCCTCCTGGATGCAAAGTGTGATCTCAACGTCATCAACATCCACGGAGACTCACCTTTGCACATAGCATCACGGGAGAGCCGGCTGGAATGTGTGAAGTGAGTAAACCTCCACTTGGTTTTATTGATCCAGACTGATTGATTGGGAAACTTCCTTTCAGTCTTACAGGTCTGTAGTGAGCTAGGCTTATTTACATCCTCCTAAAAGATAACTGTACTGCAGGATTACACGCATATCCGATGTACTGCAGTCTAATCAGGTGCTTGTGTAGATCCTAATCAGCttaaagctgcattttttttattggagACTGGATCAATGTCATGTAGATTCATTGGAGCTGAACGCTAGCTATAAAGGCTTGCGCTCATCATTTCCTGGACAAATTTTATTATGGATCCGTTGGCAGGCAGTTACAGTGATGGGTTGGAGTCTTGAATGTAGTATTGCAACAGGAGAAGAtagattacaaatatatttttcatcctaaattggtttgtttcaggtCCACCTCCGAATCCAAACAAAACCTTTAAATTGAGGATGATTTTGTTTaagacaaaaacttttttttgttttggaaaaTGGTATAGTTCAcaggttgttgttgttcttgttttagTAGTTATTGTAGTAGGGGTGGGCGCAGTAAATGGTCAAATTAGGTCAAATTATAATTTGGCAGTttttttactcatcctcaaggcatcatatgtgtatatgacttttatcgttcagacgaatccaatctgagttataaataaaaataaaaaaaatcctggctATTCCAAGTGTTATTATTGCAGTGGGTAGGTGTTTGTCTTTAATGGTCTAAAACATGGTAATAcgtgcatccataataaaatgtgcctcacacagctccggggcATGAATAACGGCCTCTTGTAGCAattccatgcgtttttgtaagaaaaatatccatatttcaaacataataaaaacgTTTCTCTTACTTCTGTTGACTGTTGTACGTGGAAGCTGTTCCGGCAGATGATGTAGGATGAATACATCGCGCACACACCTCTGAGATATGCTAGTCTCATGATTTCGTTTACAGAAGCAAAAGATTGCATTCGtctgaaaaaagtaatttatatatataactaggatggcttgagggtgaataaaacacaggctcattttcatttttgggtgaactaaccctcttAAGTGAAAGcgaacagctgagaaagaaaacgtGTAACAGTATTAGActgctcttaaagtgacagcagtctaatatttcTGTCAtccatgttaatcaaacaacaaaagatataaaatctttcagtac is a genomic window containing:
- the LOC113038793 gene encoding histone-lysine N-methyltransferase EHMT1-like isoform X9, with the translated sequence MQLSSSANGNSGKRETMKSEGTKESRSDPEEGGDEDHSNGEVNPLKEANELNGTYENTDTKRTEQSLSAGSPARSSTAENGLSETEPPHGSTVGSNGYILSKQQEDTVSAPHRTNWSPVWGSTLGHGTKSSPTSASTLRPPDQCSSNSAASPGPSPIERQADTETKNGIVSNTPPPTIHRARKTMSRPASNQTLKLLNRENKEPVVVKDDSLGKPETVQPQSSPIQNQLPQSQTDATSVLNTTPAKPQTVEPRPVSPSVAAMSRKKKRKMGTYSLVPKKKNKVLKQRTVLEMFQRMSQSPPNPQLSKESVHVNGENESDEEESEEGEDTDEDQELVREGGAKASLEGPKLASVSQPLEEEHESEESPEGEGEEEGDESDLSSESSLKKKWKKKVKGDHAWLRPSRKRKRKSKAKTLSGMESQSQSESQGSLSAPSDNRTEYKEVPLDSLNLAAQEALLSSKSTAVSGSVKSTDADMVQELPLCSCRMEMPKSREILTLADRKCMATESIDGQLSRCQSAVLKHEMMRPSNSVQLLVLCEDHRTGMVKHQCCPGCGFFCRAGVFMECQPEVNISHRFHRACASVLNGQSFCPHCGEEVSKAKEVTIAKADTTSTVPLIHGPCTPSTSEGKADTTTGGSTRLSVLGEGKADSTLSRPTQSQDTSVSPLGSKTGPVGAGFGTVLQPGPTKETLESVLLALDAEKPKKLRFHPKQLYISAKQGELQKVLLMLVDGIDPNFQMESQNKRTPLHVAAEAGHQEVCHMLVQAGANLDMCDEDQRTPLMEACENDNLDTVRYLLRAGAIVSNKDVEGSTCLHLAAKTGHFSIVQHLLSTGIVDINCQDDGGWTAMIWATEYKHVDQVKLLLSKGADINIRDKEGNICLHWAAFSGCLEIAEILLDAKCDLNVINIHGDSPLHIASRESRLECVNLFLSRGADINFENKEGETPMDCCSQNSKVWNALQASKKQREANSNQTGTVEKLLSRDIARGYEKVPIPCVNAVDSEPCPDNYKYVPDSCVTSPMNIDKNITHLQYCVCKDDCSSASCMCGQLSLRCWYDKESRLLPEFCNEEPPLIFECNHACSCCRTCKNRVVQNGLRIRLQLFRTQMMGWGVKTLQDIPQGTFVCEYVGEIISDAEADVRENDSYLFSLDSKMGDMYCVDARFYGNISRFINHHCEPNLFPCRVFTSHQDLRFPHIAFFACKNISAGDELGFDYGDHFWDVKGKLFSCQCGSSKCKHSAATIAQTQADSTPGDQHPSVLPDTSSSTPSSPS
- the LOC113038793 gene encoding histone-lysine N-methyltransferase EHMT1-like isoform X1; this translates as MREREGQGCIRKQVHARPHCPLSSSANGNSGKRETMKSEGTKESRSDPEEGGDEDHSNGEVNPLKEANELNGTYENTDTKRTEQSLSAGSPARSSTAENGLSETEPPHGSTVGSNGYILSKQQEDTVSAPHRTNWSPVWGSTLGHGTKSSPTSASTLRPPDQCSSNSAASPGPSPIERQADTETKNGIVSNTPPPTIHRARKTMSRPASNQTLKLLNRENKEPVVVKDDSLGKPETVQPQSSPIQNQLPQSQTDATSVLNTTPAKPQTVEPRPVSPSVAAMSRKKKRKMGTYSLVPKKKNKVLKQRTVLEMFQRMSQSPPNPQLSKESVHVNGENESDEEESEEGEDTDEDQELVREGGAKASLEGPKLASVSQPLEEEHESEESPEGEGEEEGDESDLSSESSLKKKWKKKVKGDHAWLRPSRKRKRKSKAKTLSGMESQSQSESQGSLSAPSDNRTEYKEVPLDSLNLAAQEALLSSKSTAVSGSVKSTDADMVQELPLCSCRMEMPKSREILTLADRKCMATESIDGQLSRCQSAVLKHEMMRPSNSVQLLVLCEDHRTGMVKHQCCPGCGFFCRAGVFMECQPEVNISHRFHRACASVLNGQSFCPHCGEEVSKAKEVTIAKADTTSTVPLIHGPCTPSTSEGKADTTTGGSTRLSVLGEGKADSTLSRPTQSQDTSVSPLGSKTGPVGAGFGTVLQPGPTKETLESVLLALDAEKPKKLRFHPKQLYISAKQGELQKVLLMLVDGIDPNFQMESQNKRTPLHVAAEAGHQEVCHMLVQAGANLDMCDEDQRTPLMEACENDNLDTVRYLLRAGAIVSNKDVEGSTCLHLAAKTGHFSIVQHLLSTGIVDINCQDDGGWTAMIWATEYKHVDQVKLLLSKGADINIRDKEGNICLHWAAFSGCLEIAEILLDAKCDLNVINIHGDSPLHIASRESRLECVNLFLSRGADINFENKEGETPMDCCSQNSKVWNALQASKKQREANSNQTGTVEKLLSRDIARGYEKVPIPCVNAVDSEPCPDNYKYVPDSCVTSPMNIDKNITHLQYCVCKDDCSSASCMCGQLSLRCWYDKESRLLPEFCNEEPPLIFECNHACSCCRTCKNRVVQNGLRIRLQLFRTQMMGWGVKTLQDIPQGTFVCEYVGEIISDAEADVRENDSYLFSLDSKMGDMYCVDARFYGNISRFINHHCEPNLFPCRVFTSHQDLRFPHIAFFACKNISAGDELGFDYGDHFWDVKGKLFSCQCGSSKCKHSAATIAQTQADSTPGDQHPSVLPDTSSSTPSSPS
- the LOC113038793 gene encoding histone-lysine N-methyltransferase EHMT1-like isoform X3, with amino-acid sequence MREREGQGCIRKQVHARPHCPLSSSANGNSGKRETMKSEGTKESRSDPEEGGDEDHSNGEVNPLKEANELNGTYENTDTKRTEQSLSAGSPARSSTAENGLSETEPPHGSTVGSNGYILSKQQEDTVSAPHRTNWSPVWGSTLGHGTKSSPTSASTLRPPDQCSSNSAASPGPSPIERQADTETKNGIVSNTPPPTIHRARKTMSRPASNQTLKLLNRENKEPVVVKDDSLGKPETVQPQSSPIQNQLPQSQTDATSVLNTTPAKPQTVEPRPVSPSVAAMSRKKKRKMGTYSLVPKKKNKVLKQRTVLEMFQRMSQSPPNPQLSKESVHVNGENESDEEESEEGEDTDEDQELVREGGAKASLEGPKLASVSQPLEEEHESEESPEGEGEEEGDESDLSSESSLKKKWKKKVKGDHAWLRPSRKRKRKSKAKTLSGMESQSQSESQGSLSAPSDNRTEYKEVPLDSLNLAAQEALLSSKSTAVSGSVKSTDADMVQELPLCSCRMEMPKSREILTLADRKCMATESIDGQLSRCQSAVLKHEMMRPSNSVQLLVLCEDHRTGMVKHQCCPGCGFFCRAGVFMECQPEVNISHRFHRACASVLNGQSFCPHCGEEVSKAKEVTIAKADTTSTVPLIHGPCTPSTSEGKADTTTGGSTRLSVLGEGKADSTLSRPTQSQDTSVSPLGSKTGPVGAGFGTVLQPGPTKETLESVLLALDAEKPKKLRFHPKQLYISAKQGELQKVLLMLVDGIDPNFQMESQNKRTPLHVAAEAGHQEVCHMLVQAGANLDMCDEDQRTPLMEACENDNLDTVRYLLRAGAIVSNKDVEGSTCLHLAAKTGHFSIVQHLLSTGIDDGGWTAMIWATEYKHVDQVKLLLSKGADINIRDKEGNICLHWAAFSGCLEIAEILLDAKCDLNVINIHGDSPLHIASRESRLECVNLFLSRGADINFENKEGETPMDCCSQNSKVWNALQASKKQREANSNQTGTVEKLLSRDIARGYEKVPIPCVNAVDSEPCPDNYKYVPDSCVTSPMNIDKNITHLQYCVCKDDCSSASCMCGQLSLRCWYDKESRLLPEFCNEEPPLIFECNHACSCCRTCKNRVVQNGLRIRLQLFRTQMMGWGVKTLQDIPQGTFVCEYVGEIISDAEADVRENDSYLFSLDSKMGDMYCVDARFYGNISRFINHHCEPNLFPCRVFTSHQDLRFPHIAFFACKNISAGDELGFDYGDHFWDVKGKLFSCQCGSSKCKHSAATIAQTQADSTPGDQHPSVLPDTSSSTPSSPS